A single region of the Gossypium arboreum isolate Shixiya-1 chromosome 12, ASM2569848v2, whole genome shotgun sequence genome encodes:
- the LOC108479553 gene encoding calmodulin-binding protein 60 A isoform X5, with protein sequence MKLQSVQHLLEPVLEPLIRRVVKEEVELALRKHLNNMKRNGGKEVNSSESRSLQLQFLNNLSLPVFTGARIEAEDCSTIKVAIVDALTGQIVTSGPESSAKVEVVVLEGDFDGDEEDNWAVEEFNNNIVKEREGKKPLLTGDSFLTLTEGIGLVGEISFTDNSSWTRCRRFRLGARVVDGSGGTRVREAKTESFIVRDHRGELYKKHHPPSLSDEVWRLEKIGKDGAFHKRLSRENINTVKDFLTMLCINPPRLRHILGTGMSAKMWEITVEHARTCVLDKRRHVYCPPGSQQKSGVIFNVVGQLTGLLSECQYLTTDKLSETEKIEAQNLVISAFEHWAEVISFDDEASLISSCSKLAKIPCTNSAKTENSNGSKVLASQKMDGYDYAQTSASSPDIISTIYSVWGMGGLEDYALHGIENPDLRYDQTLSYPGQVNNSLTCDADISQTFGDEDHLGYFDGDLHSQGLGLESQADLQTAVDGFLVQRTVADPAKTRWTKVFSVLKWFSIKRKVKEKFLGLRYGTGL encoded by the exons ATGAAGTTGCAGTCTGTCCAACATTTGCTGGAGCCAGTTTTGGAGCCATTGATTCGTAGGGTG GTCAAAGAAGAAGTTGAATTGGCTCTTAGAAAGCATTTGAATAATATGAAAAG GAATGGTGGGAAGGAGGTAAATTCTTCCGAGTCAAGAAGCTTACAACTCCAATTCTTAAATAATCTCTCCCTTCCTGTGTTCACTGGAGCTCGAATCGAGGCAGAAGATTGTTCCACCATAAAAGTGGCTATCGTTGATGCTCTTACTGGACAAATAGTTACCTCTGGTCCGGAGTCTTCTGCCAAAGTAGAAGTTGTAGTCCTTGAGGGAGATTTTGATGGCGATGAGGAGGACAACTGGGCGGTTGAAGAGTTTAACAATAACATTGTAAAAGAGAGAGAAGGAAAGAAACCTCTTCTTACCGGAGATTCATTTCTAACTCTCACCGAGGGCATAGGTTTAGTGGGTGAGATTTCATTTACAGATAATTCAAGCTGGACTAGATGCCGTCGTTTCAGACTTGGTGCTAGAGTTGTGGATGGCTCTGGTGGAACTAGAGTAAGAGAAGCAAAGACAGAATCCTTCATTGTCAGGGATCACCGTGGAGAAT TATACAAGAAGCATCATCCTCCATCTCTTTCTGATGAAGTATGGAGATTAGAGAAAATTGGCAAAGATGGGGCTTTCCATAAGCGCTTGAGTCGGGAAAATATCAACACTGTTAAGGATTTCTTGACCATGCTCTGTATAAATCCTCCAAGGCTTCGACAT ATCCTCGGCACCGGTATGTCTGCTAAGATGTGGGAAATCACTGTGGAGCATGCTCGAACATGTGTGCTTGATAAGAGGAGGCACGTGTATTGCCCTCCTGGTTCTCAACAGAAATCTGGTGTGATCTTCAACGTTGTGGGACAATTGACAGGACTACTTTCAGAATGCCAGTACCTTACAACTGATAAGCTATCAGAAACTGAGAAG ATTGAAGCTCAGAACTTGGTAATTTCTGCATTTGAACATTGGGCAGAAGTTATCTCGTTTGACGACGAAGCCTCTCTCATAAGTAGTTGTTCAAAATTAGCTAAGATTCCTTGCACAAACTCAGCCAAGACAGAGAATTCTAATGGTAGCAAGGTTTTGGCTTCTCAAAAGATGGATGGATATGATTATGCTCAAACAAGTGCTTCTTCTCCCGATATCATCTCAACCATCTATTCAGTTTGGGGTATGGGTGGATTGGAGGATTATGCCCTGCATGGTATCGAAAACCCGGATCTTAGATATGACCAAACATTGAGTTATCCTGGCCAAGTCAATAATTCCCTAACGTGTGACGCAGATATTTCTCAGACTTTTGGTGACGAGGATCATCTTGGATATTTTGATGGTGATCTTCATTCCCAGGGCCTTGGTTTGGAATCACAAGCGGATCTACAAACTGCTGTTGACGGATTCCTTGTGCAACGTACAGTTGCTGACCCAGCGAAGACGAGATGGACCAAGGTTTTTAGTGTACTGAAGTGGTTCTCTATCAAAAGAAAAGTTAAAGAAAAATTTCTAGGTCTGAGATATGGCACTGGACTTTAA
- the LOC108479553 gene encoding calmodulin-binding protein 60 A isoform X4, producing the protein MKRVLRRRSIPDSAKFRQWIGNVVQEVMKLQSVQHLLEPVLEPLIRRVVKEEVELALRKHLNNMKRNGGKEVNSSESRSLQLQFLNNLSLPVFTGARIEAEDCSTIKVAIVDALTGQIVTSGPESSAKVEVVVLEGDFDGDEEDNWAVEEFNNNIVKEREGKKPLLTGDSFLTLTEGIGLVGEISFTDNSSWTRCRRFRLGARVVDGSGGTRVREAKTESFIVRDHRGELYKKHHPPSLSDEVWRLEKIGKDGAFHKRLSRENINTVKDFLTMLCINPPRLRHILGTGMSAKMWEITVEHARTCVLDKRRHVYCPPGSQQKSGVIFNVVGQLTGLLSECQYLTTDKLSETEKIEAQNLVISAFEHWAEVISFDDEASLISSCSKLAKIPCTNSAKTENSNGSKVLASQKMDGYDYAQTSASSPDIISTIYSVWGMGGLEDYALHGIENPDLRYDQTLSYPGQVNNSLTCDADISQTFGDEDHLGYFDGDLHSQGLGLESQADLQTAVDGFLVQRTVADPAKTRWTKVFSVLKWFSIKRKVKEKFLGLRYGTGL; encoded by the exons atgaaaagagtTTTGCGGCGAAGAAGCATCCCAGATTCCGCCAAATTCAGGCAATGGATAGGAAA TGTGGTTCAGGAGGTGATGAAGTTGCAGTCTGTCCAACATTTGCTGGAGCCAGTTTTGGAGCCATTGATTCGTAGGGTG GTCAAAGAAGAAGTTGAATTGGCTCTTAGAAAGCATTTGAATAATATGAAAAG GAATGGTGGGAAGGAGGTAAATTCTTCCGAGTCAAGAAGCTTACAACTCCAATTCTTAAATAATCTCTCCCTTCCTGTGTTCACTGGAGCTCGAATCGAGGCAGAAGATTGTTCCACCATAAAAGTGGCTATCGTTGATGCTCTTACTGGACAAATAGTTACCTCTGGTCCGGAGTCTTCTGCCAAAGTAGAAGTTGTAGTCCTTGAGGGAGATTTTGATGGCGATGAGGAGGACAACTGGGCGGTTGAAGAGTTTAACAATAACATTGTAAAAGAGAGAGAAGGAAAGAAACCTCTTCTTACCGGAGATTCATTTCTAACTCTCACCGAGGGCATAGGTTTAGTGGGTGAGATTTCATTTACAGATAATTCAAGCTGGACTAGATGCCGTCGTTTCAGACTTGGTGCTAGAGTTGTGGATGGCTCTGGTGGAACTAGAGTAAGAGAAGCAAAGACAGAATCCTTCATTGTCAGGGATCACCGTGGAGAAT TATACAAGAAGCATCATCCTCCATCTCTTTCTGATGAAGTATGGAGATTAGAGAAAATTGGCAAAGATGGGGCTTTCCATAAGCGCTTGAGTCGGGAAAATATCAACACTGTTAAGGATTTCTTGACCATGCTCTGTATAAATCCTCCAAGGCTTCGACAT ATCCTCGGCACCGGTATGTCTGCTAAGATGTGGGAAATCACTGTGGAGCATGCTCGAACATGTGTGCTTGATAAGAGGAGGCACGTGTATTGCCCTCCTGGTTCTCAACAGAAATCTGGTGTGATCTTCAACGTTGTGGGACAATTGACAGGACTACTTTCAGAATGCCAGTACCTTACAACTGATAAGCTATCAGAAACTGAGAAG ATTGAAGCTCAGAACTTGGTAATTTCTGCATTTGAACATTGGGCAGAAGTTATCTCGTTTGACGACGAAGCCTCTCTCATAAGTAGTTGTTCAAAATTAGCTAAGATTCCTTGCACAAACTCAGCCAAGACAGAGAATTCTAATGGTAGCAAGGTTTTGGCTTCTCAAAAGATGGATGGATATGATTATGCTCAAACAAGTGCTTCTTCTCCCGATATCATCTCAACCATCTATTCAGTTTGGGGTATGGGTGGATTGGAGGATTATGCCCTGCATGGTATCGAAAACCCGGATCTTAGATATGACCAAACATTGAGTTATCCTGGCCAAGTCAATAATTCCCTAACGTGTGACGCAGATATTTCTCAGACTTTTGGTGACGAGGATCATCTTGGATATTTTGATGGTGATCTTCATTCCCAGGGCCTTGGTTTGGAATCACAAGCGGATCTACAAACTGCTGTTGACGGATTCCTTGTGCAACGTACAGTTGCTGACCCAGCGAAGACGAGATGGACCAAGGTTTTTAGTGTACTGAAGTGGTTCTCTATCAAAAGAAAAGTTAAAGAAAAATTTCTAGGTCTGAGATATGGCACTGGACTTTAA
- the LOC108479553 gene encoding calmodulin-binding protein 60 A isoform X2 yields the protein MDRKKRPQEDGKARPSEGNSPDQDKRRRVPTLRNVVQEVMKLQSVQHLLEPVLEPLIRRVVKEEVELALRKHLNNMKRNGGKEVNSSESRSLQLQFLNNLSLPVFTGARIEAEDCSTIKVAIVDALTGQIVTSGPESSAKVEVVVLEGDFDGDEEDNWAVEEFNNNIVKEREGKKPLLTGDSFLTLTEGIGLVGEISFTDNSSWTRCRRFRLGARVVDGSGGTRVREAKTESFIVRDHRGELYKKHHPPSLSDEVWRLEKIGKDGAFHKRLSRENINTVKDFLTMLCINPPRLRHILGTGMSAKMWEITVEHARTCVLDKRRHVYCPPGSQQKSGVIFNVVGQLTGLLSECQYLTTDKLSETEKIEAQNLVISAFEHWAEVISFDDEASLISSCSKLAKIPCTNSAKTENSNGSKVLASQKMDGYDYAQTSASSPDIISTIYSVWGMGGLEDYALHGIENPDLRYDQTLSYPGQVNNSLTCDADISQTFGDEDHLGYFDGDLHSQGLGLESQADLQTAVDGFLVQRTVADPAKTRWTKVFSVLKWFSIKRKVKEKFLGLRYGTGL from the exons ATGGATAGGAAA AAAAGGCCCCAGGAGGATGGTAAGGCTCGACCGTCTGAAGGGAACAGTCCTGATCAAGATAAACGGAGAAGGGTTCCAACCTTGAGAAA TGTGGTTCAGGAGGTGATGAAGTTGCAGTCTGTCCAACATTTGCTGGAGCCAGTTTTGGAGCCATTGATTCGTAGGGTG GTCAAAGAAGAAGTTGAATTGGCTCTTAGAAAGCATTTGAATAATATGAAAAG GAATGGTGGGAAGGAGGTAAATTCTTCCGAGTCAAGAAGCTTACAACTCCAATTCTTAAATAATCTCTCCCTTCCTGTGTTCACTGGAGCTCGAATCGAGGCAGAAGATTGTTCCACCATAAAAGTGGCTATCGTTGATGCTCTTACTGGACAAATAGTTACCTCTGGTCCGGAGTCTTCTGCCAAAGTAGAAGTTGTAGTCCTTGAGGGAGATTTTGATGGCGATGAGGAGGACAACTGGGCGGTTGAAGAGTTTAACAATAACATTGTAAAAGAGAGAGAAGGAAAGAAACCTCTTCTTACCGGAGATTCATTTCTAACTCTCACCGAGGGCATAGGTTTAGTGGGTGAGATTTCATTTACAGATAATTCAAGCTGGACTAGATGCCGTCGTTTCAGACTTGGTGCTAGAGTTGTGGATGGCTCTGGTGGAACTAGAGTAAGAGAAGCAAAGACAGAATCCTTCATTGTCAGGGATCACCGTGGAGAAT TATACAAGAAGCATCATCCTCCATCTCTTTCTGATGAAGTATGGAGATTAGAGAAAATTGGCAAAGATGGGGCTTTCCATAAGCGCTTGAGTCGGGAAAATATCAACACTGTTAAGGATTTCTTGACCATGCTCTGTATAAATCCTCCAAGGCTTCGACAT ATCCTCGGCACCGGTATGTCTGCTAAGATGTGGGAAATCACTGTGGAGCATGCTCGAACATGTGTGCTTGATAAGAGGAGGCACGTGTATTGCCCTCCTGGTTCTCAACAGAAATCTGGTGTGATCTTCAACGTTGTGGGACAATTGACAGGACTACTTTCAGAATGCCAGTACCTTACAACTGATAAGCTATCAGAAACTGAGAAG ATTGAAGCTCAGAACTTGGTAATTTCTGCATTTGAACATTGGGCAGAAGTTATCTCGTTTGACGACGAAGCCTCTCTCATAAGTAGTTGTTCAAAATTAGCTAAGATTCCTTGCACAAACTCAGCCAAGACAGAGAATTCTAATGGTAGCAAGGTTTTGGCTTCTCAAAAGATGGATGGATATGATTATGCTCAAACAAGTGCTTCTTCTCCCGATATCATCTCAACCATCTATTCAGTTTGGGGTATGGGTGGATTGGAGGATTATGCCCTGCATGGTATCGAAAACCCGGATCTTAGATATGACCAAACATTGAGTTATCCTGGCCAAGTCAATAATTCCCTAACGTGTGACGCAGATATTTCTCAGACTTTTGGTGACGAGGATCATCTTGGATATTTTGATGGTGATCTTCATTCCCAGGGCCTTGGTTTGGAATCACAAGCGGATCTACAAACTGCTGTTGACGGATTCCTTGTGCAACGTACAGTTGCTGACCCAGCGAAGACGAGATGGACCAAGGTTTTTAGTGTACTGAAGTGGTTCTCTATCAAAAGAAAAGTTAAAGAAAAATTTCTAGGTCTGAGATATGGCACTGGACTTTAA
- the LOC108479553 gene encoding calmodulin-binding protein 60 A isoform X1 translates to MNLIVSRHRYCLAFGVFLLLELVVLMSQKRPQEDGKARPSEGNSPDQDKRRRVPTLRNVVQEVMKLQSVQHLLEPVLEPLIRRVVKEEVELALRKHLNNMKRNGGKEVNSSESRSLQLQFLNNLSLPVFTGARIEAEDCSTIKVAIVDALTGQIVTSGPESSAKVEVVVLEGDFDGDEEDNWAVEEFNNNIVKEREGKKPLLTGDSFLTLTEGIGLVGEISFTDNSSWTRCRRFRLGARVVDGSGGTRVREAKTESFIVRDHRGELYKKHHPPSLSDEVWRLEKIGKDGAFHKRLSRENINTVKDFLTMLCINPPRLRHILGTGMSAKMWEITVEHARTCVLDKRRHVYCPPGSQQKSGVIFNVVGQLTGLLSECQYLTTDKLSETEKIEAQNLVISAFEHWAEVISFDDEASLISSCSKLAKIPCTNSAKTENSNGSKVLASQKMDGYDYAQTSASSPDIISTIYSVWGMGGLEDYALHGIENPDLRYDQTLSYPGQVNNSLTCDADISQTFGDEDHLGYFDGDLHSQGLGLESQADLQTAVDGFLVQRTVADPAKTRWTKVFSVLKWFSIKRKVKEKFLGLRYGTGL, encoded by the exons ATGAACCTAATCGTTTCCCGCCATCGATACTGCTTAGCTTTTGGGGTGTTTTTGTTGTTGGAGTTAGTAGTATTAATGTCACAGAAAAGGCCCCAGGAGGATGGTAAGGCTCGACCGTCTGAAGGGAACAGTCCTGATCAAGATAAACGGAGAAGGGTTCCAACCTTGAGAAA TGTGGTTCAGGAGGTGATGAAGTTGCAGTCTGTCCAACATTTGCTGGAGCCAGTTTTGGAGCCATTGATTCGTAGGGTG GTCAAAGAAGAAGTTGAATTGGCTCTTAGAAAGCATTTGAATAATATGAAAAG GAATGGTGGGAAGGAGGTAAATTCTTCCGAGTCAAGAAGCTTACAACTCCAATTCTTAAATAATCTCTCCCTTCCTGTGTTCACTGGAGCTCGAATCGAGGCAGAAGATTGTTCCACCATAAAAGTGGCTATCGTTGATGCTCTTACTGGACAAATAGTTACCTCTGGTCCGGAGTCTTCTGCCAAAGTAGAAGTTGTAGTCCTTGAGGGAGATTTTGATGGCGATGAGGAGGACAACTGGGCGGTTGAAGAGTTTAACAATAACATTGTAAAAGAGAGAGAAGGAAAGAAACCTCTTCTTACCGGAGATTCATTTCTAACTCTCACCGAGGGCATAGGTTTAGTGGGTGAGATTTCATTTACAGATAATTCAAGCTGGACTAGATGCCGTCGTTTCAGACTTGGTGCTAGAGTTGTGGATGGCTCTGGTGGAACTAGAGTAAGAGAAGCAAAGACAGAATCCTTCATTGTCAGGGATCACCGTGGAGAAT TATACAAGAAGCATCATCCTCCATCTCTTTCTGATGAAGTATGGAGATTAGAGAAAATTGGCAAAGATGGGGCTTTCCATAAGCGCTTGAGTCGGGAAAATATCAACACTGTTAAGGATTTCTTGACCATGCTCTGTATAAATCCTCCAAGGCTTCGACAT ATCCTCGGCACCGGTATGTCTGCTAAGATGTGGGAAATCACTGTGGAGCATGCTCGAACATGTGTGCTTGATAAGAGGAGGCACGTGTATTGCCCTCCTGGTTCTCAACAGAAATCTGGTGTGATCTTCAACGTTGTGGGACAATTGACAGGACTACTTTCAGAATGCCAGTACCTTACAACTGATAAGCTATCAGAAACTGAGAAG ATTGAAGCTCAGAACTTGGTAATTTCTGCATTTGAACATTGGGCAGAAGTTATCTCGTTTGACGACGAAGCCTCTCTCATAAGTAGTTGTTCAAAATTAGCTAAGATTCCTTGCACAAACTCAGCCAAGACAGAGAATTCTAATGGTAGCAAGGTTTTGGCTTCTCAAAAGATGGATGGATATGATTATGCTCAAACAAGTGCTTCTTCTCCCGATATCATCTCAACCATCTATTCAGTTTGGGGTATGGGTGGATTGGAGGATTATGCCCTGCATGGTATCGAAAACCCGGATCTTAGATATGACCAAACATTGAGTTATCCTGGCCAAGTCAATAATTCCCTAACGTGTGACGCAGATATTTCTCAGACTTTTGGTGACGAGGATCATCTTGGATATTTTGATGGTGATCTTCATTCCCAGGGCCTTGGTTTGGAATCACAAGCGGATCTACAAACTGCTGTTGACGGATTCCTTGTGCAACGTACAGTTGCTGACCCAGCGAAGACGAGATGGACCAAGGTTTTTAGTGTACTGAAGTGGTTCTCTATCAAAAGAAAAGTTAAAGAAAAATTTCTAGGTCTGAGATATGGCACTGGACTTTAA
- the LOC108479553 gene encoding calmodulin-binding protein 60 A isoform X3 has translation MSQKRPQEDGKARPSEGNSPDQDKRRRVPTLRNVVQEVMKLQSVQHLLEPVLEPLIRRVVKEEVELALRKHLNNMKRNGGKEVNSSESRSLQLQFLNNLSLPVFTGARIEAEDCSTIKVAIVDALTGQIVTSGPESSAKVEVVVLEGDFDGDEEDNWAVEEFNNNIVKEREGKKPLLTGDSFLTLTEGIGLVGEISFTDNSSWTRCRRFRLGARVVDGSGGTRVREAKTESFIVRDHRGELYKKHHPPSLSDEVWRLEKIGKDGAFHKRLSRENINTVKDFLTMLCINPPRLRHILGTGMSAKMWEITVEHARTCVLDKRRHVYCPPGSQQKSGVIFNVVGQLTGLLSECQYLTTDKLSETEKIEAQNLVISAFEHWAEVISFDDEASLISSCSKLAKIPCTNSAKTENSNGSKVLASQKMDGYDYAQTSASSPDIISTIYSVWGMGGLEDYALHGIENPDLRYDQTLSYPGQVNNSLTCDADISQTFGDEDHLGYFDGDLHSQGLGLESQADLQTAVDGFLVQRTVADPAKTRWTKVFSVLKWFSIKRKVKEKFLGLRYGTGL, from the exons ATGTCACAGAAAAGGCCCCAGGAGGATGGTAAGGCTCGACCGTCTGAAGGGAACAGTCCTGATCAAGATAAACGGAGAAGGGTTCCAACCTTGAGAAA TGTGGTTCAGGAGGTGATGAAGTTGCAGTCTGTCCAACATTTGCTGGAGCCAGTTTTGGAGCCATTGATTCGTAGGGTG GTCAAAGAAGAAGTTGAATTGGCTCTTAGAAAGCATTTGAATAATATGAAAAG GAATGGTGGGAAGGAGGTAAATTCTTCCGAGTCAAGAAGCTTACAACTCCAATTCTTAAATAATCTCTCCCTTCCTGTGTTCACTGGAGCTCGAATCGAGGCAGAAGATTGTTCCACCATAAAAGTGGCTATCGTTGATGCTCTTACTGGACAAATAGTTACCTCTGGTCCGGAGTCTTCTGCCAAAGTAGAAGTTGTAGTCCTTGAGGGAGATTTTGATGGCGATGAGGAGGACAACTGGGCGGTTGAAGAGTTTAACAATAACATTGTAAAAGAGAGAGAAGGAAAGAAACCTCTTCTTACCGGAGATTCATTTCTAACTCTCACCGAGGGCATAGGTTTAGTGGGTGAGATTTCATTTACAGATAATTCAAGCTGGACTAGATGCCGTCGTTTCAGACTTGGTGCTAGAGTTGTGGATGGCTCTGGTGGAACTAGAGTAAGAGAAGCAAAGACAGAATCCTTCATTGTCAGGGATCACCGTGGAGAAT TATACAAGAAGCATCATCCTCCATCTCTTTCTGATGAAGTATGGAGATTAGAGAAAATTGGCAAAGATGGGGCTTTCCATAAGCGCTTGAGTCGGGAAAATATCAACACTGTTAAGGATTTCTTGACCATGCTCTGTATAAATCCTCCAAGGCTTCGACAT ATCCTCGGCACCGGTATGTCTGCTAAGATGTGGGAAATCACTGTGGAGCATGCTCGAACATGTGTGCTTGATAAGAGGAGGCACGTGTATTGCCCTCCTGGTTCTCAACAGAAATCTGGTGTGATCTTCAACGTTGTGGGACAATTGACAGGACTACTTTCAGAATGCCAGTACCTTACAACTGATAAGCTATCAGAAACTGAGAAG ATTGAAGCTCAGAACTTGGTAATTTCTGCATTTGAACATTGGGCAGAAGTTATCTCGTTTGACGACGAAGCCTCTCTCATAAGTAGTTGTTCAAAATTAGCTAAGATTCCTTGCACAAACTCAGCCAAGACAGAGAATTCTAATGGTAGCAAGGTTTTGGCTTCTCAAAAGATGGATGGATATGATTATGCTCAAACAAGTGCTTCTTCTCCCGATATCATCTCAACCATCTATTCAGTTTGGGGTATGGGTGGATTGGAGGATTATGCCCTGCATGGTATCGAAAACCCGGATCTTAGATATGACCAAACATTGAGTTATCCTGGCCAAGTCAATAATTCCCTAACGTGTGACGCAGATATTTCTCAGACTTTTGGTGACGAGGATCATCTTGGATATTTTGATGGTGATCTTCATTCCCAGGGCCTTGGTTTGGAATCACAAGCGGATCTACAAACTGCTGTTGACGGATTCCTTGTGCAACGTACAGTTGCTGACCCAGCGAAGACGAGATGGACCAAGGTTTTTAGTGTACTGAAGTGGTTCTCTATCAAAAGAAAAGTTAAAGAAAAATTTCTAGGTCTGAGATATGGCACTGGACTTTAA
- the LOC108479553 gene encoding calmodulin-binding protein 60 A isoform X6, producing the protein MNLIVSRHRYCLAFGVFLLLELVVLMSQKRPQEDGKARPSEGNSPDQDKRRRVPTLRNVVQEVMKLQSVQHLLEPVLEPLIRRVVKEEVELALRKHLNNMKRNGGKEVNSSESRSLQLQFLNNLSLPVFTGARIEAEDCSTIKVAIVDALTGQIVTSGPESSAKVEVVVLEGDFDGDEEDNWAVEEFNNNIVKEREGKKPLLTGDSFLTLTEGIGLVGEISFTDNSSWTRCRRFRLGARVVDGSGGTRVREAKTESFIVRDHRGELYKKHHPPSLSDEVWRLEKIGKDGAFHKRLSRENINTVKDFLTMLCINPPRLRHIYADPRHRYVC; encoded by the exons ATGAACCTAATCGTTTCCCGCCATCGATACTGCTTAGCTTTTGGGGTGTTTTTGTTGTTGGAGTTAGTAGTATTAATGTCACAGAAAAGGCCCCAGGAGGATGGTAAGGCTCGACCGTCTGAAGGGAACAGTCCTGATCAAGATAAACGGAGAAGGGTTCCAACCTTGAGAAA TGTGGTTCAGGAGGTGATGAAGTTGCAGTCTGTCCAACATTTGCTGGAGCCAGTTTTGGAGCCATTGATTCGTAGGGTG GTCAAAGAAGAAGTTGAATTGGCTCTTAGAAAGCATTTGAATAATATGAAAAG GAATGGTGGGAAGGAGGTAAATTCTTCCGAGTCAAGAAGCTTACAACTCCAATTCTTAAATAATCTCTCCCTTCCTGTGTTCACTGGAGCTCGAATCGAGGCAGAAGATTGTTCCACCATAAAAGTGGCTATCGTTGATGCTCTTACTGGACAAATAGTTACCTCTGGTCCGGAGTCTTCTGCCAAAGTAGAAGTTGTAGTCCTTGAGGGAGATTTTGATGGCGATGAGGAGGACAACTGGGCGGTTGAAGAGTTTAACAATAACATTGTAAAAGAGAGAGAAGGAAAGAAACCTCTTCTTACCGGAGATTCATTTCTAACTCTCACCGAGGGCATAGGTTTAGTGGGTGAGATTTCATTTACAGATAATTCAAGCTGGACTAGATGCCGTCGTTTCAGACTTGGTGCTAGAGTTGTGGATGGCTCTGGTGGAACTAGAGTAAGAGAAGCAAAGACAGAATCCTTCATTGTCAGGGATCACCGTGGAGAAT TATACAAGAAGCATCATCCTCCATCTCTTTCTGATGAAGTATGGAGATTAGAGAAAATTGGCAAAGATGGGGCTTTCCATAAGCGCTTGAGTCGGGAAAATATCAACACTGTTAAGGATTTCTTGACCATGCTCTGTATAAATCCTCCAAGGCTTCGACAT ATATATGCAGATCCTCGGCACCGGTATGTCTGCTAA